A stretch of the Apteryx mantelli isolate bAptMan1 chromosome 3, bAptMan1.hap1, whole genome shotgun sequence genome encodes the following:
- the ASF1A gene encoding histone chaperone ASF1A isoform X3, which yields MQDLEWKIIYVGSAESEEYDQVLDSVLVGPVPAGRHMFVFQRFDIQGMKFKICENYFLNSVQFLFDTQQNKADAPNPGLIPDADAVGVTVVLITCTYRGQEFIRVGYYVNNEYTETELRENPPVKPDFSKLQRNILASNPRVTRFHINWEDNTEKLEDAESSNPNLQSLLSTDALPSASKGWSTSENSLNVMLESHMDCM from the exons ATGCAAG atttggaatggaaaataatttaCGTGGGTTCAGCTGAAAGTGAAGAGTATGATCAAGTGTTAGACTCTGTTTTAGTAGGACCTGTTCCTGCAGGCAGACACATGTTTGTATTTCAG AGGTTTGACATCCAAGGCATGAAGTTCAAAATCTgtgaaaactattttttaaacagtgttcaGTTTCTCTTTGACACTCAGCAAAACAAG GCTGATGCACCTAACCCAGGGCTTATTCCAGATGCAGATGCAGTAGGTGTAACAGTTGTGTTAATTACATGCACCTATCGAGGTCAAGAATTTATTAGAGTTGGCTACTATGTAAACAACGAATATACTGAAACAGAACTGAGAGAGAATCCACCAGTAAAACCAGATTTTTCTAAG cttCAAAGAAATATTCTGGCATCTAATCCCAGAGTCACAAGATTCCACATTAACTGGGAGGACAACACTGAAAAATTGGAAGATGCAGAGAGCAGTAACCCAAACCTACAGTCACTGCTTTCTACAGATGCATTACCTTCAGCATCAAAGGGGTGGTCAACATCAGAAAATTCATTAAATGTTATGTTAGAATCTCATATGGACTGCATGTGA